GTTGCGGCCCGGCACGATGGCCACGCGCACCGAAATGGCGCTCATGGAGCGGGCGATGTCGCCGGCAAGCCCGATGACGCGGCTCGACTTAACACCCGGCGCGGGCTCGAACTCGTAGAGCGTCACCACGGGGCCGGGATTGGCGTCGATCACCTCGCCGCGCACGCCGAAATCCCGCAGGATCTGCTGCAGCGCCGTGGAGTTCTGGTCGAGGAACGCCTCGGAAAGCTCGAAGTCCGGTTCCTGTTCTGGCGGATCGTTGAGCAGCGACAGATCGGGCAGTTCGTAGTGAGCGGCCGGGCCGGCGGTCTCGTCCTCGGCGGTCTCGTCCTCGGCGGAGGAAGGCGCCTGCGCCGAAGCCTCGGGCTGCGAGAGAGCAGCGGTGACCACCGGAGCCGGGACAGCCGGCGCAAGGCCCCCCGACAGGGAGAATCCGCCTACGACGACCGTCTGCGCATAAGGCCGCCAGGAAAACGCGGTCGCAAAGGCCGGTGTAAACGCGGGAACGGACGGGACGGTGTCCGGCGCGGTATCGGACGGCCGATCAAGAGCCGCGGCGTCGTCAGCTGTCGGGGTTTCGCCACCCGCCGCCGTGGCCGCGACGGTGACGTCCCCCGCCGTGTCTTCACCGTGGTCGATATCGAGGCTCACGACGTCCGCGTTCTCGAAAACGGCGTCGCGCTCGGAAGAGCCCATGTCGTCGTCGACAAGGTCCTCGTCGGCAAAGCCTTCGTCGGTCATCTCGTCGTCGGCAGGATCGGCGTGGTCAAGCTCGTCTTCGGCAAGGTCGGCGTCGTCACCCATCGCTGCCACCATCGCGCGATCGCCGGCGACAAACGGCGGCAGCAGATCCTGCTCCACCGCGGGCGCATGTCCGAACTGGGACGCACCGAGGAGAAAGACCTGCCGCAGCGCCGCCAGACGGGACGGCGGCGCATTCTCGGCATCGGAGAGGAACACAGGGCTTGCCTCGGCTGCAGCGGCGGGAGCCTCTTCGCCCATGGGGGCCACGGAGGCGGGAACGTTCGACGGCTCGGTCGCAGTCCGCGGAGGCGGAACGGTGTCGGCAGCGTGTGACGGGAGGGACGTGGCGGCGGAATGGTCGTGCGATACCGCGTCGCCCACGTCCTGCGAATCGGCGACGTCCAATGCCTCACCTCCGTCCGCCTCGATGTGGGGCATGTCGGCCGGCAGCACGATGCCGGAGACCCCGGCCGCCTCATCCAGCGGCGCGAGATCGTCACGGTTGTTTTCGGCCGCGTCCGGCTCATCGGACCGGATACCGGCTTCCGCCGATTCGCCGGCCTCGGAAGGACGGCCGGAGAACGCCGCCCGCAACGCGGTCATGTAGGCGCGATAGCCGAAGCTCGGCAGTTCGGCCTCGTCCGCCGCCGCGGCGTCCGGCTGCGGGGCCTCCCGCACCACCGGCTCGGCCTGCGTCCGCAGCAGCCGGTCGGGCGTGCGGGTGAAACGGGCATTGCCCTCGTAGGTGAAAGGCCGCAGCCAGCTCGGCACGGCGTCACCGGACGATGCGGATTCCGGCTGTCCGCCTCTCATGGCATCGCTTCGGCCGACCGGCTGGCTACCGTCGCCGTCACGAACCAGGCGCGAGGTATCGAGCGATCTCGGAGGCTGGCTGGAAGCTGGCATGGCTGCATAACCCGATGGGACTTCGACACCCACAAGGGATATGGACGCGAACTTAAGACAAGGTTTTCACGAGGGGTGACGGAGCCCACAAGGCGAGACCTGTGTGAATTACGCCACCGCCTCCGATGTCTTGCGGACCAGCCCGCGTGATCAGGCGCCGAAGCCCTCCAGCACGATCTTTCCACGCGCGCGGCCGCTTTCGAGCAGGGCGTGGGCGCGCTTAAGGTTGGCGGCATTGATGGCGCCGAACGTCTCCGTGCGCGTGGTGCGGATCGCGCCGGAATCGACCAGGCGCGCCACCTCGGCGAGGAGTTTGCCCTGCGCGTCGATATCGGCCGTCTCGAACATCGACCGCGTGAACATGAATTCCCAGTGCGTGGAGACGCTCTTCCGCTTCAGCGGGTTGATATCCAGGGCCTTGGGATCGTCGATCAGGGCGAATCGGCCCTGCGGCGCGATCAGGTCCACGATCTCCGCCAGATGCGCATCGGTGTTGGTGGTGGAGAACACGAACGCGGGCGCCGCCTTCAACGGCAACGCCGCGATTTCCGCCGCGAGGGGCCGGGTGTGATCGACCACGAAATGGGCGCCGAGCGACCGGCACCACTCGGCCGTCTCCGGCCTGGACGCGGTGGCGATGATCGTGAGATCGGTCACGGCCCGCGCGATCTGGATCGCGGCCGAGCCGACGCCGCCGG
The genomic region above belongs to Pseudoxanthobacter soli DSM 19599 and contains:
- a CDS encoding DNA translocase FtsK codes for the protein MRGGQPESASSGDAVPSWLRPFTYEGNARFTRTPDRLLRTQAEPVVREAPQPDAAAADEAELPSFGYRAYMTALRAAFSGRPSEAGESAEAGIRSDEPDAAENNRDDLAPLDEAAGVSGIVLPADMPHIEADGGEALDVADSQDVGDAVSHDHSAATSLPSHAADTVPPPRTATEPSNVPASVAPMGEEAPAAAAEASPVFLSDAENAPPSRLAALRQVFLLGASQFGHAPAVEQDLLPPFVAGDRAMVAAMGDDADLAEDELDHADPADDEMTDEGFADEDLVDDDMGSSERDAVFENADVVSLDIDHGEDTAGDVTVAATAAGGETPTADDAAALDRPSDTAPDTVPSVPAFTPAFATAFSWRPYAQTVVVGGFSLSGGLAPAVPAPVVTAALSQPEASAQAPSSAEDETAEDETAGPAAHYELPDLSLLNDPPEQEPDFELSEAFLDQNSTALQQILRDFGVRGEVIDANPGPVVTLYEFEPAPGVKSSRVIGLAGDIARSMSAISVRVAIVPGRNVIGIELPNRRRNTVWLRELLASQEYAETRTKLGICLGKTIGGEPLVADLARMPHLLVAGTTGSGKSVAINTMILSLLYRHTPDQCRLIMIDPKMLELSVYEGIPHLLTPVVTDPRKAIIALKWAVKEMEERYRKMARLAVRNIDGYNVRMAEARAKGEVITRQVQVGFDKESGEILYEDQEMDLAPLPYIVIIVDEMADLMMVAGKEIEGAIQRLAQMARAAGIHLVMATQRPSVDVITGTIKANFPTRISFQVTSKIDSRTILGEMGAETLLGQGDMLFMAGGGRITRIHGPFVSDAEVEHVVAFLKTQGGPEYLDEVVLDEEADGPPEADEPVFDKTVQGSESTGSGGDLYDQAVAIVLRDRKASTSYIQRRLQVGYNKAASIMERMEEEGIVGPANHAGKREILMSSRPY
- a CDS encoding zinc-binding alcohol dehydrogenase family protein; translation: MRAVGYRTPGTIDREDSLVDIELETPRASGRDLLVAVKAVSVNPVDTKVRTGAVPAEGQWKVLGWDAAGVVTAVGDAAQGFAPGDEVYYAGALGRPGTNAEYHLVDERIVARKPASLGFADAAALPLTAITAWEALFDRLDVKTPVPGAAPALLIVGGAGGVGSAAIQIARAVTDLTIIATASRPETAEWCRSLGAHFVVDHTRPLAAEIAALPLKAAPAFVFSTTNTDAHLAEIVDLIAPQGRFALIDDPKALDINPLKRKSVSTHWEFMFTRSMFETADIDAQGKLLAEVARLVDSGAIRTTRTETFGAINAANLKRAHALLESGRARGKIVLEGFGA